The Eriocheir sinensis breed Jianghai 21 chromosome 29, ASM2467909v1, whole genome shotgun sequence genomic interval CTTACTCTTATTTATTACTTCAACTCTATTTCCTCCTGGTAAGTTATTCGCTctcttttatctatctgtctatcttgaTCCGGCCACTCAGCatgctcatctttttccttctctacgtGTTGTTCATTAATCTTTCATACTCTCTTATCTATTTCAACTTTATATTTGTTACTGGTAAATTCTTGgttctccgttctctctctctctctctctctctctctctctctctctctctctctctctctctctctctctctctctctctctctctctctctctctctctctctctctctctctctctctctctctctctctctccctctctctctctctctctcttccccgtaTTTTCCATAACTACAGTGGTTGTAATGTAGGGGATGTTCTATAACGCCCCTCTATCCTGCCTTTGCCTCCCGTTGCCTCTCCCTcactaatccttctcctcctctctcccacacaggtccttctcctcctggctctcgccgccgccgtcgccgcagAGTCTCGTGAGGTAGGTGACAGTGCCGCGGCCCTATCACACATGTTAAGGCTTGACTGGAGTGCCTGAGGGTGATAGATGTAAACACTTGGTGGTGGGTCTCTGTAGTCAGCATGATACGTCTTTTATCGCTCTTTTGATGCTGTTTTTGTAAATGTGTGAACTGCATGTCTCCGCCCTTCCCACGGTTTCGCAActcaagactttctactcatactcaagCTCATCATTCTATGCTGTCcgactttctaatgcaagagttgataaATATCTCCAGTCTTTCATCCATCTCACTggtggtaaactctagaacagtcTTCTTTCTCCTGTATTTTCACCTGTCAAGAAGGGAAGCATCGACACCTCTAGTATTACGCCAGAACCTTGTTTCCGGTAGCTTCTTCAGTCTTACTTTACGGGGGGCTCTTTCCTTCCTGGATAACTTCCTAATAATTGAAAATCTTCGTTCCTTCCACAGCAAACTTCTCTTTCCTTGCGGTCCTACGGCCGCCCCTCCTACGACCGCTCCTCCGAAGAATCCTACGGCCAATCCGATGAGTCCAGGGAGGCGAAGTACGAATTTAGTTACTCCGTCAAGGACTACTACGGTAACGACTACGGCCACCAGGAGAAGCGAGACGACGACTTGACGGAGGGCTTCTACTACAACCACCTGCCCGACGGCCGCCTGCAGAAAGTGACCTACTATGTGGACGGCGACTCCGGCTACGTGGCCGACGTCAGCTACGAGGGCGAGGCCCGGTATGATTCCGGGGAGTCCAGGGAGTACTACGGTCGACAGAACTCCGGCTCCCGGGAGTCCTACAGGCCGCCTTACGGCTCTAACGAGTCCAAGTAAAGTAAGCGTGGCTGGCTGCGGGCTGCGTCGGCTGGGCTGTGATGTGTCGAGGCTTGGCACAGCCGCCGCGACGCTGACGGCTGCTGCGCCAAGCCTGCTAGTCTCGCTTTCTGTGACACCATGTGTCTTCACCTCTTGCTTTGTTATAAGGTTTTGAATACTATTTTGatataagaaaattaagaaaaaagacaaaaagggtTTATCTGAAAGTTGAGAAAACTActttacaataaaaaaataaaatatataaaacgaaattctgttgttgttgtttttttcttatctacgCCGCAGCATTAGGCTGAGAAGACAAACAACTTTGACACAGAAAAAAGAACGAGTTTGGGTTGTTTTCTCCGGTAACAGTTGTGGCGGCGGAATAAAGGCCAATAATGTGCTTGTCTGCCATAATACACCTCCGCATACGAGGCACCGAGGAGGAGGTCCTTTGTGGAGAACGGAGATAACACCTTTCCATAAGAGGATGGGGCAGCACACACATTTCCCCAGCGACAGGCAACACACACtccaccccgccccaccccgccctgcTCCACTTCCACTCTCACACCGCACATCACTCGCCGCTGAGAAAGTTATAAGAGGGAGGCCGCGGCACCTCTTACCTCCTCTTACCTCCGAACCCGGGTTATGTGGGGCGACCTGACTCACTGACGGACTGCCTGTTGTGGAGGGTGAAAGAGGCGACTTGCAGAGACTGAACTGAGATGACTGATTCTGTTTGTGGTGACTGACGTGTTGGCTTGGTTGTGTTATGTTAAGGTGAGGATAACGCACGAATGAGGTaggtgtaatgagagagagagagagagagagaggggggggggataaagaaaatagaaacgaacaaagaaagaaaaaaagaaaaagaaagagacaaataaaacaaaaaacaaaaaaaacagaaacgacgaaagaaagaaagacggagacaaagaaagaaacaagaaagagagtaCATATTTGTTTCCCTTTCGACTCACTTCCTTATAAACGCCAAAAAAGTCACAGCACAATAATAAGGAACAACACAAGCACAGGGAACTTTCACACTCACCGAGATTCATCCCTCTGGCGGCCATCACTGGAACCAACCTTGATCGCTACATTTTTGGTTGCTTCCTTATGCTGCTAATCTTCTGTTCTCTTTATAGAAGCAACGTGTTTcagtttctgttttttgtttcttgcgagtgtgtgtttatttcttggtCTGTTTCATTCACGGTAAAACAGTCTCCCGTCCTCTCCTTTCTGTGCTTCTGCAATTAATACAAGAATGATGCTTGCTGTAAATATATGTATCATTCAATAAATCATTCAGTTTAAATATACTTTTCTTATAATGGTTACCTCAACCCGTACTCATAATAATACATGACTATCCACcattttaaatacatatatatataatcctaAACGTAATAATTATAAGATGAGGATATCATATATTTCACATGCTATTATCTGTAAATTGTGCAAATGTACACTTGATCATATAAATGTCAAATCAAATCAAACTCTATTTACCTTAAGTTCAAACTTATCTCTTATTGCTCTTAACAACTTGCGTCTAATTTATTTGCTCCACACCTGAGTCCCGCCACGCTTCTGGTTTTACATAGCACACACCTGTAAAATGAGATAAACAgaaacagtcagtcaattagaaaactaaaaatacaaataaaaacgcaaaatattaataagaaaatatgaaaaccgACAAAAAATAATACCTGTAAAGAGACAAAGACAAATAGTTAATCAATAagacaacataaaaaaaacatatgaaaatcaaaataataataagaaaataatgaaacgtGACAAATAATAAACACCTgtaaaaagacaaagacaaataGTTAATCaataagaaaacataaaaacaTAATTATAATAAACGTCAAATAATAATTAGAAAAACATAAATAGTGACAAATCAATCATACCTTTAAAAACGAACATGATGAATCAATGAAGCATAAAATATACAATAAAcgcaaaaataataagaagaaattcATGAAAACAGTTAAAAGAAATAGTAAGTACctgaaaaaaa includes:
- the LOC127005174 gene encoding uncharacterized protein LOC127005174 translates to MNAKVLLLLALAAAVAAESREQTSLSLRSYGRPSYDRSSEESYGQSDESREAKYEFSYSVKDYYGNDYGHQEKRDDDLTEGFYYNHLPDGRLQKVTYYVDGDSGYVADVSYEGEARYDSGESREYYGRQNSGSRESYRPPYGSNESK